Proteins from one Listeria innocua genomic window:
- a CDS encoding STAS domain-containing protein codes for MNEANGSMELYLRAHTEEIINNWLSKIYENENTYTSFVYSPRYKDELRADSEQTADLIISYFTGKKAFFLKLDKWLDNMYARRMENEVPLPEVITTLDKLRREFVSAVNDFCIHNDEVSKCDFSSSLAMVNHGFDRINEAFSAMYYNDIVKHLEQQHRLIEEISTPVISITDKLAILPLMGGIDRERADKLTEITSKKCVQLGVEQLCIDLSGITYFDDALGDMLNNLVTVLKLLGVEAFISGIQPKMAQQINRVDLNLSIPAYHSLKAVLQDQTRTI; via the coding sequence ATGAATGAAGCGAATGGAAGTATGGAACTTTATTTAAGGGCCCATACAGAAGAAATTATTAACAACTGGCTTTCGAAAATTTATGAAAATGAAAATACGTATACGAGTTTCGTTTATTCCCCGCGATATAAAGATGAACTTCGCGCAGATAGCGAACAAACAGCTGACCTAATCATTTCTTACTTCACAGGTAAAAAGGCTTTCTTTCTGAAACTTGATAAATGGCTTGATAACATGTACGCGCGTCGTATGGAAAATGAAGTTCCTTTGCCTGAAGTAATTACTACCCTAGATAAACTACGCCGTGAATTTGTTTCGGCAGTTAACGATTTTTGCATCCATAATGATGAGGTTTCTAAATGTGATTTTTCTTCCAGCTTAGCGATGGTTAATCACGGATTTGACCGAATCAATGAAGCTTTTTCTGCAATGTATTATAACGATATTGTGAAACATTTAGAACAACAACATCGTTTAATTGAGGAAATTAGCACTCCGGTTATTTCTATAACTGACAAATTGGCGATACTTCCTTTAATGGGAGGAATTGACCGCGAAAGAGCAGATAAATTAACTGAAATTACTTCTAAGAAATGCGTTCAACTAGGCGTTGAGCAACTTTGTATTGATTTATCAGGAATAACTTACTTTGACGATGCACTTGGAGACATGCTAAATAATTTAGTAACTGTTCTCAAGCTTCTAGGTGTCGAGGCGTTCATCTCTGGCATTCAACCAAAAATGGCACAACAAATAAATCGAGTGGATTTAAATTTATCAATTCCAGCTTATCACTCATTAAAAGCTGTTTTACAAGATCAAACTCGGACAATATAA
- the holB gene encoding DNA polymerase III subunit delta' has product MGLQDELTMMQPVVMKIFSKSVRENRLSHGYLLEGSRGTGKKRTALWLAQSLFCLERTETNLACGECANCIRIASHNHPDVHLLEPDGASIKIDQVRALKQELSKRGMESDQKVVIIYDAEKMTVQSANSLLKFIEEPEGGLLLLFLTTNPGQILPTIQSRLQPVTFKSLTFDSLVASLTAAGISEQKARIYASITGSVEEAKTFEEGDWFSDARNVVIKLYEGIHHQGTSPLIIIQESWMPLFKEKDKMALGLELLLLLYRDRLHLTLDENYEPICTAQKEMLGQDALRKSLSETTGEIEKILAAKSKLDSNMNTQLLMEQLVLEIQGR; this is encoded by the coding sequence GTGGGATTACAGGATGAACTTACAATGATGCAACCAGTGGTCATGAAGATTTTTTCAAAAAGTGTCCGCGAAAACCGATTATCTCACGGCTATTTATTAGAAGGCTCAAGAGGTACAGGCAAGAAACGCACAGCACTTTGGTTAGCTCAGAGTCTTTTTTGTTTGGAGCGGACTGAAACCAACCTTGCTTGTGGCGAGTGTGCCAATTGCATAAGAATAGCGAGTCATAATCATCCGGATGTTCATTTGCTAGAGCCAGATGGAGCTAGTATTAAAATAGATCAGGTTCGCGCGCTTAAGCAAGAATTAAGTAAACGCGGAATGGAATCAGATCAAAAAGTAGTTATCATTTACGATGCAGAAAAAATGACTGTGCAATCAGCCAATAGTCTGCTGAAATTTATAGAAGAACCAGAAGGCGGTTTGTTATTACTATTTTTAACGACAAATCCTGGGCAAATTTTGCCAACAATTCAATCAAGACTGCAACCTGTCACGTTTAAATCACTAACTTTTGATAGTCTTGTAGCTTCACTAACGGCAGCGGGCATTTCCGAACAAAAAGCGCGGATTTATGCTAGTATTACTGGTAGCGTAGAAGAAGCGAAGACGTTTGAAGAGGGTGACTGGTTTAGTGATGCAAGAAATGTTGTCATCAAGTTATACGAAGGAATACACCATCAAGGAACGAGCCCATTAATTATCATTCAAGAATCATGGATGCCACTATTTAAAGAGAAAGATAAGATGGCGCTTGGACTCGAATTATTGTTACTGCTTTACCGCGATAGGCTGCATCTTACGCTTGATGAGAACTACGAACCTATTTGCACTGCGCAAAAAGAAATGCTCGGACAAGATGCGCTACGTAAGTCACTGTCCGAAACCACAGGGGAAATCGAGAAGATTCTCGCTGCGAAATCAAAACTGGATTCCAA